In Pseudosulfitobacter pseudonitzschiae, the sequence CTATTGCGCAGGGCCACAGCCGAATACGACGCATGGCCTGAAATCTACAACAATCTGGGCGTTGTTCTGATGGAAAGCGGCCAAACCGCAGAAGCCGAGCAGATTTTCCGCAAAGCCTATGCGTTGGATGACGGAGAAAGCACACTCATCAGGGATAATCTGCGCTTAGCACTCGCAAAAACGGAAAATTCTGTTACGGTAGAGCCAGAAAATAACAATTATAAATTGGTGCGGCGCGGCAGCAGTGATTACCTGATCCGGCCAGCATCATGATCGAGGCAGCAGTAAAGGACGCAATAAATGCGCCACCCCATCCTTGTTTCCGCCTGTATTGCAGGCGCAATGGTTCTGTCCGCTTGTGAACAGAAAAGCGGCGATGCAGCCGTGCAACGTGCATTTCAGGACGTAAACGTCGTAGATGAAAGCAACCTGAACGACGTGATGCTGACCGTGGCCGACCCCAACGAGGCGGTCGCCTATTTCCAACGCAGCGCTGCCAGTGACCCCAGCCGCATCGACCTGCAACGCGGGTTGGCCAGTTCTCTGGTCCGCGCCAAGCGCACGACCGAAGCGGCCACAGCCTATGGCAAAGTGGTTAAAATGGACGGGTCCACAGCCGACGATCAGGTGGATTATGCCGACGCGCTGATCCGCTCGGGTGACTGGGCCAATGCCGAAAAGGTTCTTGATAGCGTCGCGCCCACTCACGAGACATTCAAACGCTACCGGCTTGAAGCGATGGTGGCCGACAGCAATCAGGAATGGAAAAAGGCCGACAGTTTCTACGAGATAGCCGTGGGCCTGACGACGCAGCCTGCCGGAGTGATGAACAACTGGGGCTATTCCAAGCTTACACGCGGCGACTACACCGACGCCGAGCGGCTGTTCGGCGAGGCGATCCGTCAGGATCCGTCGCTGTTCACCGCCAAGAACAACATGATCCTCGCGCGGGGTGCGCAACGTGATTACAGCCTGCCCGTGATCCCGATGGATCAGGTCGAGCGCGCGCAACTGCTGCACACGCTGGCCTTGTCGGCGATCAAACAAGGTGATGTTGAAACAGGCAAGGGCCTGCTCCGCGATGCCATCGAGACGCATCCCCAGCACTTCGAGGCCGCCGTTCGTTCATTGCAGGCGTTGGAAAACAACGTCTCCAACGGGTAGCCCCGTGGCAATCTCGGCCTGGTCCGCGTGGTGGTTCCTGCCCTTCGTACTGCCATTGTGCTTTTACGTGGCGTTCACCGACATGCGCGAAATGCGCATTACAAACCAGTCGGTTATCGCCCTTGTCATGGTGTTCTTGCTGGTCGGCCTGATCGCGCTTCCCTTTGATCAATACCTGTGGCGGCTGGCGCAACTGGTGAGCGTCCTGCTGGTGACCATCGCGCTGAATGCAGCGGGTGTAATGGGCGCAGGCGATTCCAAATTTATTGCCGCTGCAGCGCCTTTTGTGGCCTTGGGCGATGTGCGTTTCGTGATCGCGCTCTATGCGGCCAACCTGCTGGCGGCCTATGCCACGCACCGTCTGGCCAAGCACAGCCCCCTGCAACGCGTGGCCCCCCACTGGATCAGCTGGAACCAGGGCAAGAAATTCCCGATGGGCTTTGCGCTTGGCGGCACACTTGCCTTCTATCTCGGGCTCGGGGCGGTTTTTGGCAGCTGATTGCGCGCACCGATAACGTCTTAAAGGTATCGCCACATTATTGGCCCAAATTCACGTTATTGCAGATCTCACGCAGATAACAGACAGGCACCGATCGATGACCATGCAGCAAACGTCCGTGATGGCTCCCCCCGCACCCAAGCGGCTGGAAGAGATGAAATTGCCCGTCGTCATGATGCGCGACATCCTGTTGAAAACCATGTTCCGCAAAAGTCTGGACATGGTCACCGATCTGGCACCTGCGCTGTGCCTGCCCATTCCCGTCACCCAAGAGCTGATCGACATGGGCCGCGACCAGCGCCTGATCGAGGCAACAGGCACGTTGAACGCCAACAACGGCAGCGAAATGGGCTATCAGTTGACCGACGCCGGCAAGGCGCGCGCGCTGGATGCGCTCAAGCAGTCAGAGTATTTCGGCGCGATGCCGGTGCCGCTGGCCGTCTACCGCGAACAGGTCGAACGCCAGTCGATCCGCAACATCATGGTCAGCCGCGCCCAGTTGACCAATGCCATGGGCCATCTGGTGCTGCCCGACAGCCTGCTGGACCATCTGGGCCCCGCCGTCAGCGCCGGTCGCTCGATCCTGATGTACGGCCCCCCCGGCAACGGCAAATCCTCGATCTCGAACGGCATCCGCGACGCTTTGGGCGACTGGGTCTATGTGCCGCGCGCCATCGAATACGCAGGGCAAGTGATCACCGTCTATGACCCCATCGTGCATGTTATCGCCGAAGAACAGGTGGACGACCCCAATTCCCTGCGCCGCGTCACCCGTTTCGACCGCCGCTATGTATGCTGCGAACGGCCCACGGTGATTACCGGCGGCGAGCTGTCGCTTGATATGCTCGATCTGGTCTTCAACCCCGTAGCGCGCACCTATCAGGCACCGCTACAGCTGAAATCTACCGGTGGTATCTTCATCGTCGACGACCTTGGCAGACAGGCTGAATCACCGCAAAGTCTGGTCAACCGCTGGATCGTCCCGCTGGAAGAAAGCAAGGACATCCTGTCATTGCAATCGGGCGAAAAGTTCGAAGTACCCTTTGACACGCTGGTGATCTTTTCGACCAACTTCCACCCCAACGAAATCTTCGATCAGGCGGCCCTGCGCCGGATTTTCTTCAAGATCAAGATCGACGGTCCCAATCAGGCCAACTTCCTCAAGATTTTCGCAATGGTCGCCCGCAAGAAAAACATGGCATTGGACGAGCCTTCGCTGGTCCATCTTCTCAAGGTGAAATACCCCACCATCGGCAATGTCTATGCCAACTACCAGCCGGTGTTCCTGATCGACCAGATGATCGCAATCTGCGACTTCGAAGGCATCCCTTACAAAATGTCTCCCCAGTTGATCGACCGTGCATGGTCCAACATGTTCGTCAAAGACGAAGTCATCGTAAAGTAACCCTTCATCTTGCCAGATAAACTCCGGGGAAAGGCCAAAGGCCGGGGGCAGAGCCCCCAACACCACTGGCCCCCCCGCCCGCATCCGCTACAGTGCGCGGCATGACACACCTGCCCCCCCTTTTCGCCGACTGGTTCGCCGCCAAAGGCTGGCAAATCCACCCACACCAGCAGGATATGCTAGACCGTGCAGAGGCGCCCGCCCTACTGCTGATCGCGCCCACGGGCGGGGGCAAAACGTTGGCAGGGTTCCTGCCCACGCTGGTCGATCTGGCCAGCCAGCCGCACGCGGGTCTGCACACGCTCTATGTTTCTCCGCTCAAGGCGCTGGCCGCCGACATCAAACGCAACTTGACCACGCCGGTGACCGAGATGACCCTGCCTGTGCGCATCGAGGACCGCACCGGCGACACCACAGCCACCCAAAAACGCCGCCAGCGCGCCGATCCGCCCCATATCCTGCTAACCACACCTGAATCGCTGGCCCTGCTGACCAGCTATCCCGACGCGCCGCACATCTTCAAAGGGTTAAAGCGGGTCATCGTCGACGAGATTCACGCACTGGCCGAAAGCAAACGCGGCGACCAGTTGATGCTGGCGCTGGGGCGGCTGCAAACCCTGTGCCCCGATCTCAAACGTGTTGGCCTGTCCGCCACGGTTGAAGACCCTGCCGCCATCGCCCACAGCCTCGCCTGTCATCCCGACCCTTGCGAAATACTTCAGGCCGACCCCGGACCTGCCCCCGACATTGCCATGCTGACCACCGACGCCGCGCCGCCGTGGTCCGGTGGCGGCGCCAGATACGCCATCCCTGCCGTGCTTGATCTGGTCCGCCAGCACAAGACCACGCTGATCTTTCACAACACCCGCGCGCAGGCCGAGATCTTCTTTCACAACCTGTGGCTTGCCAACGAAGACAGCCTGCCCATCGGCATCCATCACGGATCACTTGACCGCGCCCAGCGGCAAAAGGTCGAGGCTGCGATAGTCGCGGGGCAACTGCGCGCCATCGTGTGCACTGGCACGCTGGATCTGGGCATCGACTGGGGCGACGTCGACCTGATCATCCAGATCGGCGCGCCCAAGAATGTCAAACGGCTGGTCCAGCGTATCGGCCGTGCCAACCACCGCTACAACGCACCCTCCAAGGCCCGCCTTGTGCCCGCCAACCGCTTCGAGGTGGTCGAATGCGTGGCTGCCATCGATGCGGCGTTGGCAGGCGACCTTGACGGAGACCCACGCGGCCCCGGCCCCCGCGATGTGCTGTGCCAACACATCCTGATTACCGCCGCCGCAGGCTCTTTTGATGCGGATGCACTCTTTGCCGAGATCACCACCGTTGGCGCCTACAGCACCCTGACGCGCGCCGGTTTCGACGCCTGTCTCGATTTCGTGGCTACCGGCGGTTATGCCCTGCGCGGTTACGACCAGTGGCAGCGGTTGAAACAGGCCCCCGACGGCACATGGGCCTTGCGCGACCCGCGCGGCGACCGGCGCATCCGCATGAACATCGGCACCATTCAGGACACCGACACGCTCAAGGTGCGCATGAAGAACACGCGCGGAGGCAAACCTTTGGGCGAGATCGAAGAAGCCTTTGCCGCCACTCTGACACCCGGCGATACCTTCCTGATCGGCGGCCGCATCGTGCGCTACGACTCGCTGCGCGAAATGACTGTACAAGTCACCCGCGACGCCGCGAAGAAACCGAAAATCGCCACCTTCATGGGTACCAAATTCGCCACCTCCACCCAGCTTAGCCAGCGCATCCTGCGCTTGTTTCAGCAGGAGATTTGGCCCGACTTTCCCGCGCACACCGCCGACTGGCTCGCCCTGCAACGCAGGGTCAGCCGTCTGCCCGAACCCGACCGCCTACTGATCGAGTGTTTTCCCCACGACGGGCGCACCCATCACGCAATTTATGGCTTTGCCGGTCGCAATGCGATGCAAACACTGGGCCTGTTGCTGACCAAACGGATGGAGGAGTTGGGCCTCGACCCGCTGGGTTTTCTGGCGACCGACTATGCCACGCTGATCTGGGGGCTGGAGCCGATCACCGACCCCGCGCCGCTGTTCGACATCGACGCCCTGCGCGACGGGCTTGATCGCTGGCTGGCCGGCAACGCAGTGATGAAACGCACGTTCCGCGCCTCGGCCACCATCGCAGGGTTGATCGACCGAAACACGCCAACCGCCCGCAAATCGGGCCGTCAGGCGTCATTCTCGTCCGACATCCTCTATGACACGCTGGCCAAATACGACCCCAACCATCTGATGCTGCAAATCACTCGCGAAGAGGCCATGCGCGGCCTTGTCGATTTCGGCCGGATCGAAGACATGGCCCGCCGCATCGGCCCCCGCGTCGACCTGATCACGCTCGACCGCCTGACACCTCTGGCCGCCCCCCTGATGCTTGAAACGGGCCGCGTACCCGTCCAAGGCATGGCCGAAGAACGCCTGCTTGCCGAGGAAGCCGCCCGCCTGATGGCAACCGCTGGCCTGCCGCCACCCTGATTTCCACTTTCGCCAGCCCCGATCACCCGCTATGAACAAATCATGAACGGTTGCGAAATCACCCTCCACGGCGCACGCCTTACCACGCTCGGCTCTGGCGCGCTGTGGTGGGCAGACCAAAGCCTGCTGTGCGTCTCCGACCTGCACCTGTGCAAATCCGAACGCATGGCGCGGCGTGGTGGTCCCAACCTGCCCCCCTACGAAACACGCGACACACTGACCCGTCTGGCGGCGGATCTGGACCACACACAGGCCCGTACGGTGGTGTGTC encodes:
- a CDS encoding tetratricopeptide repeat protein, whose translation is MRHPILVSACIAGAMVLSACEQKSGDAAVQRAFQDVNVVDESNLNDVMLTVADPNEAVAYFQRSAASDPSRIDLQRGLASSLVRAKRTTEAATAYGKVVKMDGSTADDQVDYADALIRSGDWANAEKVLDSVAPTHETFKRYRLEAMVADSNQEWKKADSFYEIAVGLTTQPAGVMNNWGYSKLTRGDYTDAERLFGEAIRQDPSLFTAKNNMILARGAQRDYSLPVIPMDQVERAQLLHTLALSAIKQGDVETGKGLLRDAIETHPQHFEAAVRSLQALENNVSNG
- a CDS encoding prepilin peptidase; the protein is MAISAWSAWWFLPFVLPLCFYVAFTDMREMRITNQSVIALVMVFLLVGLIALPFDQYLWRLAQLVSVLLVTIALNAAGVMGAGDSKFIAAAAPFVALGDVRFVIALYAANLLAAYATHRLAKHSPLQRVAPHWISWNQGKKFPMGFALGGTLAFYLGLGAVFGS
- a CDS encoding ATP-binding protein; protein product: MTMQQTSVMAPPAPKRLEEMKLPVVMMRDILLKTMFRKSLDMVTDLAPALCLPIPVTQELIDMGRDQRLIEATGTLNANNGSEMGYQLTDAGKARALDALKQSEYFGAMPVPLAVYREQVERQSIRNIMVSRAQLTNAMGHLVLPDSLLDHLGPAVSAGRSILMYGPPGNGKSSISNGIRDALGDWVYVPRAIEYAGQVITVYDPIVHVIAEEQVDDPNSLRRVTRFDRRYVCCERPTVITGGELSLDMLDLVFNPVARTYQAPLQLKSTGGIFIVDDLGRQAESPQSLVNRWIVPLEESKDILSLQSGEKFEVPFDTLVIFSTNFHPNEIFDQAALRRIFFKIKIDGPNQANFLKIFAMVARKKNMALDEPSLVHLLKVKYPTIGNVYANYQPVFLIDQMIAICDFEGIPYKMSPQLIDRAWSNMFVKDEVIVK
- a CDS encoding ligase-associated DNA damage response DEXH box helicase, giving the protein MTHLPPLFADWFAAKGWQIHPHQQDMLDRAEAPALLLIAPTGGGKTLAGFLPTLVDLASQPHAGLHTLYVSPLKALAADIKRNLTTPVTEMTLPVRIEDRTGDTTATQKRRQRADPPHILLTTPESLALLTSYPDAPHIFKGLKRVIVDEIHALAESKRGDQLMLALGRLQTLCPDLKRVGLSATVEDPAAIAHSLACHPDPCEILQADPGPAPDIAMLTTDAAPPWSGGGARYAIPAVLDLVRQHKTTLIFHNTRAQAEIFFHNLWLANEDSLPIGIHHGSLDRAQRQKVEAAIVAGQLRAIVCTGTLDLGIDWGDVDLIIQIGAPKNVKRLVQRIGRANHRYNAPSKARLVPANRFEVVECVAAIDAALAGDLDGDPRGPGPRDVLCQHILITAAAGSFDADALFAEITTVGAYSTLTRAGFDACLDFVATGGYALRGYDQWQRLKQAPDGTWALRDPRGDRRIRMNIGTIQDTDTLKVRMKNTRGGKPLGEIEEAFAATLTPGDTFLIGGRIVRYDSLREMTVQVTRDAAKKPKIATFMGTKFATSTQLSQRILRLFQQEIWPDFPAHTADWLALQRRVSRLPEPDRLLIECFPHDGRTHHAIYGFAGRNAMQTLGLLLTKRMEELGLDPLGFLATDYATLIWGLEPITDPAPLFDIDALRDGLDRWLAGNAVMKRTFRASATIAGLIDRNTPTARKSGRQASFSSDILYDTLAKYDPNHLMLQITREEAMRGLVDFGRIEDMARRIGPRVDLITLDRLTPLAAPLMLETGRVPVQGMAEERLLAEEAARLMATAGLPPP